From the Conger conger chromosome 14, fConCon1.1, whole genome shotgun sequence genome, one window contains:
- the LOC133109951 gene encoding keratin, type II cytoskeletal 8-like, whose product MSMKKKTTSYTVVSSGTAPRNFSSLSYAGSGRQGYGGGGYSGGGSFGGASRGSGASFRAGGGYISSSAAYGGGMGLGMGMGMGAGGGAGAGAGMGFGAVTPITAVTINKSLLAPLNLEIDPSIQVVRTQEKEQIKTLNNRFASFIDKVRYLEQQNKMLETKWGLLQGQTTTRSNIDAMFEAYITNLRRQLDSLSNDKGKLESDLDNMQGLVEDFKNKYEDEINKRTECENDFVVIKKDVDEAYMMKVELEAKLDGLSDELNFLRSIYEEELRELQAQVKDTSVVVEMDNSRKLDMDSIVAEVRSQYEDIANRSRAEAESWYKTKYEEIQTSASRYGDDLKSTKGEIADLNRAIVRIQSEIELVKGQRGNLENQIAEAEERGEMAVRDAKLRINDLEDALFRAKQDMARQIREYQDLLNVKLALDIEIATYRKLLEGEEDRLASGIKSISVSKQSYAPNYSSFPLESTRTSYSTYSSGYGGGSGYGGGSSYGGGYGGGYGGGIGSGNVSISSGTGGNVSISSGTGSGVSLSRGTGGGVSLSRGIGGGVDGDDYNSLTQTKKSITIKMIETKDGEVVSESSDVIEDVMEDSE is encoded by the exons ATGTCGATGAAAAAGAAGACCACCAGCTACACGGTGGTGTCATCGGGGACGGCCCCCCGAAACTTCAGCAGCCTGTCCTACGCCGGCTCCGGGCGCCAGGGCTACGGCGGCGGCGGCTACAGCGGCGGGGGCTCCTTCGGGGGCGCCAGCAGGGGCTCGGGGGCTTCTTTCAGGGCTGGCGGCGGGTACATATCCAGCTCCGCGGCCTATGGAGGTGGCATGGGgctggggatggggatggggatgggggcggggggaggagcGGGTGCAGGCGCAGGCATGGGTTTCGGTGCTGTTACACCCATCACCGCTGTCACCATAAACAAGAGCTTACTGGCCCCCCTCAATCTGGAGATTGACCCCTCCATCCAAGTCGTCCGCACACAAGAGAAGGAGCAGATCAAGACCCTCAACAACAGATTTGCTTCCTTCATCGATAAG GTGCGCTACCTGGAGCAGCAGAACAAGATGCTGGAAACCAAGTGGGGCCTCCTCCAGGGCCAGACCACCACCCGCTCCAACATCGACGCCATGTTCGAGGCCTACATCACCAACCTGCGCAGGCAGCTGGACAGCCTGTCCAACGACAAGGGGAAGCTGGAGTCAGACCTCGACAACATGCAGGGACTCGTAGAGGACTTCAAGAATAA GTACGAAGATGAGATCAACAAGCGCACAGAATGTGAAAATGACTTTGTGGTCATCAAAAAG GATGTGGACGAGGCCTACATGATGAAGGTGGAGTTGGAGGCCAAGCTGGACGGCCTCTCGGACGAGCTCAACTTCCTGAGGAGCATCTATGAGGAG GAGCTGCGAGAGCTGCAGGCACAGGTGAAGGACACCTCTGTGGTGGTGGAGATGGACAACAGCCGCAAGCTGGACATGGACTCCATCGTGGCGGAAGTGCGCTCCCAGTACGAGGACATCGCCAACCGCAGCCGCGCCGAGGCAGAGTCCTGGTACAAGACCAAG TATGAGGAGATCCAGACTTCTGCTAGCAGATATGGGGATGACCTGAAATCCACAAAGGGAGAGATTGCTGACCTGAACAGAGCGATCGTGCGGATCCAGTCCGAGATTGAACTCGTCAAGggacag CGCGGCAACCTGGAAAATCAGATCGCCGAGGcggaggagcgtggggagatGGCGGTGAGGGACGCCAAGCTCCGCATCAATGACCTGGAGGACGCCCTGTTCAGGGCTAAGCAGGACATGGCCCGCCAGATTAGAGAGTACCAGGACCTGCTGAACGTCAAGCTGGCCCTGGACATCGAGATCGCCACCTACAGGAAGCTGCtggaaggagaggaggacag GCTGGCCAGTGGCATCAAGAGCATCAGCGTCTCCAAACAGAGCTATGCCC CAAATTACAGCTCCTTTCCTTTGGAGAGCACCAGGACCAGCTACAGCACCTACAGCAGTGGCTACGGGGGAGGCAGTGGCTACGGGGGAGGCAGTAGCTACGGGGGAGGCTACGGGGGCGGCTACGGGGGAGGCATTGGCAGTGGcaatgttagcattagcagcgGGACTGGCGGcaatgttagcattagcagcgGAACGGGCAGCGGTGTCAGCCTTAGCCGGGGAACGGGCGGCGGTGTCAGCCTTAGCCGGGGAATTGGCGGAGGTGTCGACGGCGACGATTACAATTCTCTCACCCAGACCAAGAAGAGCATTACCATTAAAATGATCGAGACCAAGGACGGAGAGGTTGTGTCCGAGTCCTCGGATGTCATCGAGGATGTCATGGAGGACTCTGAGTGA